A single region of the Anoplolepis gracilipes chromosome 1, ASM4749672v1, whole genome shotgun sequence genome encodes:
- the LOC140665007 gene encoding uncharacterized protein: protein MDALELQAALVKLDPATTVTPIGTTVKLVPHHRVAFTVNIDDEGDMTLEDSTRRDDVEKSPVETATSVSRKTPGNCMGGLTASHQHQGGGQQMSVSKCGIAEVR, encoded by the coding sequence ATGGACGCTCTCGAGCTGCAGGCTGCCTTGGTGAAGCTCGACCCGGCCACCACGGTGACGCCCATCGGCACCACCGTGAAGCTAGTGCCACATCATCGCGTTGCCTTTACCGTAAACATCGACGACGAAGGCGACATGACCCTGGAAGATTCAACGCGGAGGGACGACGTCGAAAAGTCGCCCGTTGAGACGGCAACGTCGGTATCGCGAAAGACGCCGGGCAACTGTATGGGTGGCTTGACGGCGAGTCATCAACATCAGGGCGGCGGCCAGCAGATGAGTGTCTCCAAGTGTGGCATCGCCGAGGTCAGGTGA